The sequence CCGTCGCTTCCTCCCCGTTCGGCGATCTCGCCAACGGGGACGGGTTCTCCCCCACGATGCGTGCGCTGGTCGGGCTCATCGTGCTGGCGCAAGCCGGCGTCGCCGTCCTCTGGTGGCGGCGCGCCGGCGGCGCCATGACGTGGGGTGACATGTGCGTGCTCGCGCTGATGGGCCTCAGCGCGCTGGACGCCTTCGCCTACATGTGGGCGTTCGGCCTGTTCGCCGGCTCCTGGTGGGCGTCATTGGCGCTGCGCGCCGGCCAGTTCGCGATCCCGTCGGTGGGTCTGCTGATCGGCTTCATCGCCGTGGCCGAGAAGCTGCGCGAGTTCGAGGACGAGCTCACCGCGAACCTCGTCGCCGAGCGTGAGCGCGCCCGTGAGCACGAGGAGCGCGTCACGCTCGACGTCCAGCGCCGCGAGCGCATCCAGGCGCGGATGCAGCGGATGATCGACGGCGTCGGCCTCGACGTGGCGTTCCAGCCGATCGTCGACCTCGCGTCCGGCCGTGTCGTCGGCGCCGAGGCGCTCGCCCGCTTCAAGGACGCCGACGGCAACGCGATCCCCACCGAACGCTGCTTCCTCGACGCGCACGCGGTCGACATGGGCGTCGACCTCGAGCTGGCCGTGATCAAGCTCGCCTTGCATTGCCACGAGGCGCGTCTGCCCGAGGGCCGCTACCTCGCGCTCAACGTCTCCCCCGCCGTGCTCGAGCAGGACGAGCTCGCCTTCGCGATCGCCCGCCACAAGAGCGACCGCCCGCTCGTCGTCGAGATCACCGAGCACCAGCCGGTCGAGGACTACGTCGCCCTGGGCGCCCAGCTCGACCGCCTGCGCGTGCTCGGCGTGCGCGTCGCCGTCGACGACGTCGGCTCCGGCTTCGCCTCCTTCCGCCACGTCACGCGCGTGAACCCAAACATCCTCAAGCTCGACCGCACGCTCGTCTGCGGCATCGACGACGACCCGGTCCGCCAGTCGCTCGCCGCCGCGATCGTCGCCTTCGCCAAGGACGTCGGCGCGACCGTCGTCTCGGAGGGCATCGAGAACGAGAACGAGCTCTGCTGCCTGAAGAGCTTGGCGGTCGGCTGCGGCCAGGGCTTCTACCTCGCGCGGCCGAACCTCGGCACGGTCGACGCCGAGGTGCCGCAGCTCGCCGCGGTCAGCTGAGGCTCAGCCGCGCGCCACGGTGGTGCGTACGACCGCGCAGAGGCGTCCTTCGCCGTCCGCGACGTCCGTCTCCCACACCGCCGTGGTGCGTCCCGAGTGCCGTCGGCGGGCCACCACGGCCATGGTCCCGGATACGACCGGCCGCAGGAACGACGTCTGGCTCGTCACCACCCGGCCGTCGCCCGCCGTGAGCGCGTCGGCGATCACCGCGTACACGCCGCCGTGGACCAGCCCGAGCGGTTGCTTCAAGCCGTCGGTGACGGGCACGCGGGCACGCACCTCGCCCTCCGTGGAGGACTCGATTTCCAGGTCGATCAGCGCAGATCCGCTCATGGCTTCACTAGGCTAGGGCGCCGATGCCGGCAAGCCGCGCCACCGCGTTCGACAGGCTGGCGCCCGACCAGCGCGCGGCCGTGGAGCTCGTCCTCCGCCAGGGACGGTCCTACGGCGAGCTGTCCGACCTGCTCGGGATGCCTGAGGAGACGATCCGCACCCGCGCCCGCGGCGGCTTGGCCGCGCTCGCACCGGACCTGCCGGCCCCGACGCGGTCGGGCGAGATCGCCGACTGGCTGCTCGGGCAGCAGTCCGAGGCGCACGCCAAGCGCACCCGCGAGCTCCTCCTGAGCGACCCCACCGCCCACGCCTGGGCGGCGACCGTGGCCGCCCCGCTGCGCGAGGCCGCCGGCGGCGAGGCCGTGCCGGCCCTGCCCACGAGCCCGGACGCGGAGCCCGCGCGCGTGAACGGCAAGGCGAAGCGCGGCAAGCCCGCGCCGGCTGACGACTCCCTGCGCGCAGGCGCCGGCCACGACGCGGCCGCGCGCGCGATCCCGGACTTCGGGTTCGACGACGACCCGCCGGCCCCGGCCGGCCGCGACCACGCGGCGCAGGCGCGGCCCGCCCACCGCGCGGCCGAGCCGGCCGACCGCGACGACGACGCGCGCCCGCGCCGCGCGGACGACGAGCGCGGCTCCTCGTCGCGGCTCGGCGGCGCGCTGCTGATCGGCGCCGCGGTCGTGGTCGTCGCGGTCGTCATCGCGTTCGTCCTCCTGCGCGGCGACGACGAGCCGGAGACCGCGTCCACCGGCTCCGACGTGCCCACCCAGACGGCGACGCCGGCCACGACGGCCGTCGGCACCGCGCAGTTCGCGCTGCGCGGCCCGGCCGGGTCGAGCGCGATCGCGCTCGGGCAGCTGTTCCGCGCCGGCGACGACACGGTGCGCTTCGCGATCGCGGGCCAGGGCATCGAGCCGAACGCCGACGGCGAGCGGTACTCGATCTGGCTCACGCGCAAGTCGGGCAAGCCGCTGCTGCTCGGCGACGTCAACGCGCCGGTCGGCAGGGACGGCCAGCTGACCGCGGCCGGCCCGGGCAACGACGACACCGACGCGTTCGTCCAGTGGCTGCAGACCTACGACAGCATGGCCATCACGCTCGACGCCAAGGGCGCCAAGGAGCCGGGCAAGGTCATCGTCACCGGCCCGCTCCCCACTGCCGCGGCCGGCGGCTAGTCCAGGAGCAGCTTGCCGGGGTTCATGACCCCGGCCGGGTCGCAGCGCGTCTTCACCGCGCGCAGCAGCTCCAGCCCCAGCTCGCCGACCTCGTCGCCGAGGTAGGGCGCGTGGTCACGGCCGACCGCGTGGTGGTGCGTGATCGTCCCGCCCGCCGCGACGATCGCGCGCGAGGCGGCGGCCTTGAAGGCGCCCCACTGCGCGACCGGGTCGTCGGACTGCGCGCCCAGCACCGTGAAGTACAGCGACGCGCCGGTCGGGTACAGGTGCGAGATGTGGCAGCCGACGTGCAGCCCCGGAAGCGCGGCCAGCACCGCACGGTAGAGCCGTTCCAGGTTGCTCCACGTCGTCGCCGTCTCGATCGTCTCGACGAGCACGCCGCGGTCCATCAGGTCGTCGCGCAGGTGCGGGCCGGCGAAGCGGGACTTCTCCCACGCGTGCCCCGGCGACGGCCCCAGCGGCAGCGCGCCCCCGCGGACGAGCTTGCGCGCCGCGCTGGCCCGTCCCGTCGCGCCCTGCCAGCCGCACACGAGCAGGCAGCGTCCGCCCAGCAGCCGCCGCCCGACCGTGCCGGTGCCGGCCAGCGCCAGCGACGTCCGCGTCTCCTCCTCGTCGGAGAGCCGCGCGATGTCGGGCGCGATCCCGTCCTGCTCGAGCGTTCGCAGCAGCTCGGCGCCGGCGAGGAACGACTCCACCGACCACGCGTCGTAGGACGCCTCCACCCGCCGCCGCACGCGCAGCGCCACGGAGGTGATCACGCCCAGCGTCCCCTCGGACCCGAGGACCAGCTCCCGCAGCGAGGGCCCGGCGGCCGAGGCCGGGGCGTCCAGCGTCGACAGGGCTCCCGAGGGCGCCACGCACGCGACGCCGACGACCTGCTCGTCGATCCGTCCGTGCCCGGTGGACGTCTGCCCGGCCGAGCGCGTCGCCGCGCACCCGCCGACGGTCGCCCACTCGTACGACTGCGGCACGTGGCTGAGCATCAGCCCTTGCGCGCGGAGCGCCGCGTCCGCCTCCGGCAGCCGGATTCCCGGCTCGAAGACCGCGATCAGCGACCACGGGTCGATCGAGACGACCTTGTCCAGCCGCCCCAGGTCCAGCGACACGAGCGCCGCGCAGCGCCCGCGCTCCCCCGCGAGCCCGCCGACCACGCTCGTCCCGCCCCCGAACGGCACGACGGCCACGCCGTACTCCGAGCACGCGTGCAGCACGGCGGCCACCGCCCGGGCGTCCCGCGGGATGACGACCACGTCCGGCGCGGACGCGAAGTCACCCGCCCGCGAGGCGAGCAGGTCCAGGTAGGACTTGCCGCGCGAGCGCAGCACACGGGCCTCGACGTCGTCGCGCACCTCGGCGACGGCCTCCATCCGCTCACGCAGCCCGGCGGGCAGTGCGGGCGCGGGCAGCGCGATCGCGTCGAGCTCGACCGGCCGGGAGACGACCTCACCCGAGACGCCGAGCTCGGACCGCAGGATCTCACCCGCGTGCTCGGGCAGCGACGGCCCGGCCCCGGGCTCGCCCCAGCCCCAGAAGACCTGCTCGCGCCTCACTCGCCCGAATACGCGATGAGCGTCTGCACGTCGATCCCGTCGAGCTTGGAGCGCCCCTCCAGGAACGCCAGCTCGACCAGGAAGCCGAACCCGGCGACGACGGCACCGCGCCCCTGCACCAGGTCCACCAGCGCGCGGGCCGTGCCGCCCGTGGCCAGCAGGTCGTCGTGGAGCAGCACCCGCGCGCCGCCTTCCAGCGCGTCCGCGTGCATCTCCAGCGCGTCCACGCCGTACTCGAGGATGTACTCGGCCGAGACGGTCTCGCCCGGCAGCTTCCCGGGCTTGCGGGCCGGCACGAAGCCGACGCCGAGCTCCCGCGCCAGCGCGCCGCCGAGGATGAACCCGCGCGCCTCCGCGGCCACCACGAGATCGACCTCCAGCGGCCGTGCCCACGCCGCCAGCGCCTGCACGGCCGCGTCCAACGCGGCCGGGTCCAGCAGCAGCGGCGTGATGTCCTTGAAGACGATCCCGGGCTTCGGGAAGTCGGGGATGTCGCGGATGTACGCGTCCAGGTTCATCCGGCGATCCGCCGCAGATCCCGGATCAGTAGCAGGTGCTTCAGGTGCGACGCGACCGCCGCGAGGTTCTCGAGCGCGTCCATCGCCTCGCGACGACGGTCCGGGTTGCGCGAGCGCAGGGCCGGGGCGAGGATCTGGTTCAGCAGCGCCGCCTCGCGCTCGGCCGAGGACTTGAAGACGCGCAGGTTGCGCCCGGCCACGCCGTACGCGGCCAGCTCGCGCACCGCGCGGATGATCTCGCGGTCGGTCTCGTCGTAGTAGCGCGTGTTGCCCCGCAGCTCGCCCTTGATGATCCCGAAGTCCTCGAGCTCCTGGACGAGCCGCGCCTCGGCGCCCGTGTCCTCGACGACGTCCTCGAGCGAGTACGTCGACCCGCCCGGACGCACCGACACCGACATCCGGCGCGGGGAGCCACCGCTGGGGCGGGGAGCCGCGCCGTCGGTCGCCGCGGGCGCCGTCGAGGCGTCCTCGACCGTCCGTCCCGAGGCCAGCTCCTGCCGGATCACGGCCAGCGGCATGTACTCGTCGCGCTGGAGGCGCAGGATCGTCCGCAGCCGCGCCACGTCGGAGGGCGAGTAGAGCCGGTAGCCGCCTGGCGTGCGCCGCGGCGTGACCAGCTTCTGGTCCTCGAGGTAGCGGATCTTGGAGATCGAGATGTCCGGGAACTCCTGCTGGAGCCCCTTGCACACCGCACCGATGGTCAGGGACTTGGCCTGACGCGGAGGATCCTTCGGTTGTTCGCTCGCGAGGGCGGCGTCGTCGGTCACAGCCACACTCAGCGCGCGAGGTAGGTGAGCTTGTACTTGCCGACCTGCAGCTCGTCGCCGTCCTCGAGCTTGTGCGACTCGATCCGCCGACGGTTGACGTAGGTGCCGTTCAGCGAGCCGGAGTCGTCCAGGAACCACGCACCGGACCGCCGCACGAGCACGGCGTGGTCGCGCGAGACGGTGACGTCGTCGAGGAAGATCGCGGCGTCGGGCGAGCGGCCGATGACCAGCCGGTCGCCCTCGAGCGGGAACGACTGGCCGACCCGGCCGCCGCCGGAGCGTATGACGAGTGCGCCTGTGGCCGCCGCGACATCACCGACGTCGACCGGCTTCAACTCGCCGGTCTTGTCGTCGATCATGTACGTCGCGGTGGTCGCGTCCTTGTCCCGCGTCTCCTCGCGCGTACCGACGTACGCGCCGCAACGCGGGCAGTAGTTCGCTCCCTCCGTGACGACGAACCCACACTCTGGGCAGTGACGGGCCAAGCTGGCCGGGCCTCCCCGTGCGGCTTAGATCGTGTCGTCGCCGGCGCCCGAAGCGCGACCGGCGAGAATGTCGGTCAGGCGCTGGACGTCGGCACCGGAGATGACTTCCTCGCCACCCTCATGCTTCTTGCGGAGGCGATTCACCAGCTCGGCGCGCAAGATGTCGATCTTGCCGTGCAGGATGCGACGGCGATAGGACACCTCCTGCTCCTCGTCAGTGAGCTGCTGGATGAGGTCCTTGAGCTCCTGGTCGGAGAGTGAACCGAGATCGGGGAAGGTGTCCATCTGTGAGCGAGTCCTCTCCTCTGGGCGACGAGACGGAAGGGGAAGCATAGCGTTCGTAAGGCTCAAGTAGAGCCTTGGCCTCGCGCCATGCGCAGACCATCACGAACGTACTGCACAGTCGAGCCGAGTACCAGCACCAACCCGACGTAAAGGCACGCTAGCGCGAGCCAGTCGACATTGCACAACGCGAAGAACAGCGCGCTGAACACCGGCCAGACGCCCCACCGGCCGAGCCAGTTGATCTTCAGCTCGACCTTCCGGTGCATCGCGTAGCGCGCCAGGCCCAGCATGAACAGCTCGCGCAGGGCCAGGACGAGCAGCGCCCAGCGCGGGAGCAGCTCGAAGTGCCAGCACACGATCACGCCGGCGAAGATCAGGAGCCGGTCCACGAGCGGGTCCAGCAGCGCGCCCATGCGCGAGTACTGGCCGGTCACGCGCGCCGCGATGCCGTCCAGGTAGTCGCTCCAGGCGATCACGGCGAACAGGACCGCGGGCAGCGCGTCCGTCCCGGACTCCGACTGCAACGCGAGCACCAGGAACACCGGCACCATGAGCAGCCGGATGTAGCCGATCGCGTTCGGGATCGTCCAGGGGCGCAGCGGCGCGTCGGAGAGCGTCTCCGGCGGCGGCGGGCCCGAGCGATCGAGCCCGGACAGCCGCCGGAACGTCAGCTTGGCTCGTTCTACGGGAGTGTCTTCCACAGGTCGTACGCGGCCTGAGCCGCCCCCTCGAGCGGGACGGAGCGCGTCTCGCGCCCGCGCCGGACCTGCGCTTCGACCTCGCCGGCCTCGATCGTACGCCTGCCGATCGTCAGCCGCAGCGGGCAGCCGAGCAGCTCCGCGTCCGCGAACTTCGCGCCGGGGCCACCGTCGCGGTCGTCGTAGACCACGTCCAGCCCGACCGCACGCAGCTCCTCGTAGAGCTTCTCGGCGAGCGCGTGCTCGTCGGTGCCGGCCTTGCCGAGCCCGACCAGGTGCACGTCGAACGGCGCCAGCGCGCGCGGCCACGAGATGCCCTTCTCGTCGGCGAACTGCTCGACCGCGGCGGCGCAGATGCGCGCGGGGCCGATGCCGTACGAGCCCATCCAGACCGGCTTGGAGGTGCCGTCCTCGTCCAGGAAGGTCGCGCCCAGCGGCACCGAGTAGCGCGTGCCGAGCTTGAAGATGTTGCCGATCTCGATCGCGGGCTCGATCCGGATCTCGTGGCCGTCGACCGTGTCGCCCGCCTCGACCGTGCGCACGTCCACCTCGGTGAACGTGAAGTCACGCTTCGGGTTGACGCCGCGGACGTGCTTGTCGGCCTCGTTCGCGCCGGCGATGTAGGAGTCGCCGTCCAGCGCGGAGTCGAGCAGGATCGGGACCTCGACGCCCAGCGGCCCGATGTAGCCGGCGGGGCCGATCTTGTCCGCGAACTCCGCCTCGTGCGCGGGGCGGAACGGAGCGCCGAGCGCGTTGCCGAGCTTGATCTCGTTGACCCGGTGGTCGCCGCGGACGAGCACGAGCCGGAGCTCGCCGGAGCCAACGATGATCGGGAACGCCTTGATCAGCGCGCCCGCGGGCACGCCGGCCAGCTTCGACACGGCCTCGATCGTCGTCGCGCCGGGGGTCTCGAACACCTCGGGGGCGTCCAGTGAGGCCGGCAGCTCGACGGGCTTGGGAGTCGCGGACGCGACCTCCACGTTGGCCGCGTAGCCGGGCGCGAGCGCGACGTCGTTCTCGCCCGCGGGGCACGGCGCCATGTACTCGTGCGCGCCGGTGCCGCCCATCATGCCGACGTCCGAGTCCACCCGGTACCACTCGAGCCCGCAGCGGTCGAAGATCTTGTCGTAGGCCTCGCGGTGCTTCTCGTAGCCGACGTCCAGGCCCGCCGCGTCGCGGTCGAACGTGTACGAGTCCTTCATGATGAACTCGCGGGTGCGGAGCACGCCGGCGCGGGGGCGCGGCTCGTCGCGCTCCTTGACCTGGAAGTGGTAGAGGATCTGCGGCAGGTCGCGGTAGGAGCGCACGACCTGCGCCACGTGCGTGGTGACGATCTCCTCGTGCGTCATCGCCAGCACCATGTCGGCGCCGCGCCGGTCCTTGAGGCGGAACAGCTCGCCGCCGATCGCGTCGTAGCGGCCCGACTTCTGCCAGATCTCGGCCGGGTTGAGGACCGGCATGAGCATCTCCTGGGCGCCGATCGCGTCCAGCTCCTCACGGATGATCTGCACGGCCTTCTGGTGCGCCCGGTAGCCCGCCGGGAGCCAGCTCCACAGGCCGGCGCCGACCTGCCGGATGAGTCCGGCGCGGACGAGCAGCTTGTGCGAGAGCGCCTCCGCATCGGCGGGCGGCTGCTTCTCGGTGGGAAGGAAGTACTGGCTCAGTCGGGTCATAGCGAGGCCCGAAGCCTAGTGCCCGGGGGTTACGGACCGGGCTGCGGTGATAGAACGCAGGAACCGACGCAGAGTTCGAACCCGCCGGGAGGCACATCCCACATGGCTTACGAAGTTCCCGCGCTGCCGTACGCGTACGACGCGCTCGAGCCGCACATCGACGAGGCGACGATGAAGGTGCATCACGACAAGCACCATCAGGCCTACGTCGACAAGGTCAACGCCGCGCTGGAAGGCACGGAGTTCGACGGCAAGCCGATCGAGGAGGTCCTCAAGAACCTCGACGCGCTGCCCGCCGACAAGCAGGCCGCCGTGCGCAACAACGGTGGCGGTCACTACAACCACGCGCTGTTCTGGGAGTGGCTGTCGCCCGACGGCGGCGGCGAGCCCGACGGCGAGCTGGGCGAGGCGATCAACGCCGCCTTCGGCTCGTTCGACGAGTTCAAGGCCAAGTTCAAGGACGCGGGCGTCACGCAGTTCGGCTCCGGCTGGGCGTGGCTCGTGTACGACGGCTCCGGCCTCGCGGTCACCAAGACCCCGAACCAGGACACGCCGCTCTCGGCCGGCCAGACGCCGCTGCTGGGCGCGGACGTCTGGGAGCACGCCTACTACCTCAAGTACCAGAACAAGCGCCCGGACTACCTGGACGCCTTCTGGAACGTGGTCAACTGGAGCAAGGTCGCGGAGCTCTACGCCGCCGCCAAGTAGTCGGCGAGCCGGGCTAGCCGGCTCCGCCGGTTGGCTCGGTCGCTTCAGAATCGCTTCGCGAATTCTGGTTAAGGGCGGTTAGTTTCCGCCCATTCCGCAACTCCCGTCCGGGCGGGGCGTTGGAATGTTCTCGATGACTGAGACTCGCCGACGCCGCGCCCGGCGGCTGTTCGCCGTGGCCGCAGTGTGCACCGCTGCCCTCCCCACGGCCCCCGCTTTGGCCGCCCCCGACCAGCTGTCCCTCATCGAGGATGAGAAGCTGATGCTCGAGTCGGGCCCCGAGGTCCAGGCTCAGGCCCTGGACGAGGCCAAGGCCCTCGGCGCCGACCTCATCCGCGCCAACGTGATCTGGGCCCGCGTTGCTCCTTCCTCGAACTCGACGAAGAAGCCCAAAGGCTTCAACGGGAAGAAGCCCGAGTCCTACGGCGGCAACTTCGCGATGCTCGACTCGTTCGTCGCCGGTGCCCAGGCGCGCGGCATGCAGGTGCTGCTGACGCCGACCGGCCCGATCCCGGCCTGGGCGTCGCGCTGCAAGGGCTCCGTCGCCGCCCGCAAGGTCTGCAAGCCCGACCCCAAGCTCTTCGGCGACTTCGTCCGCGCGCTCGGCACCAAGTACCCGACCGTCAAGTACTGGTCGATCTGGAACGAGCCGAACCTCGGCTCCTGGCTCAAGCCGCAGTACGAGGTCGTGGGCGGCGTCGCCGTCCAGAAGTCCGCGTCGCTGTACCGCTCGCTCGCGAAGTCGGCGATCTCGTCGCTGCGCGCCACCGGCCACAAGACGACGACCGACCAGATCTGGCTCGGCGAGACCGCGCCGCTCGGCGACGATCCGTCCGGCTGCTCGGCTCAGCGCAAGCTGCGCGCACCCAAGGGCTGCGCGAAGAAGATCACCAAGACCTCGCCGGAGACGTTCCTGCGCGGCGTGTTCTGCCTCTCCAAGTCGGGCGGCTCGCTCGGCGGCGTGGAAGGCAAGGAGCAGGGCTGCAAGGGCTACAAGAAGCTCGCGATCAACGGCTACGCGCACCATCCGTACACGCGCGGCGGTTCGCGGCCGCCGCTGTCGAAGACGAACGCCGGCGAGATCACGATCGGCGTCGCCTCGCGTCTGACCAGGCTGCTCGACCAGGCCGGCAAGCGCAAGCGCATCCCGAGCAAGCTCCCGGTCCACTTCACCGAGCACGGCTGGCAGACCAACCCGCCCGGCGTCAACGACATCTTCGCCGTGACCGACGCGCAGCAGTCCGAGTACATCAACCAGTCGGACTGGATCGCGTACAAGAACAAGCGCGTCAAGACCGTCGCGCAGTACAAGATCGTCGACGACCAGAGCATCGGCGCCGGCTTCCAGATGGGCCTGCGGCTCTTCAACGGTGGCGCGCGCAAGCCGTCCTACGACGCCTACAAGCTGCCGATCTGGGTGTCCAAGAAGGGCTCCAACGTGACCGTCTATGGGCAGGTTCGCCCGTTGGAGCCGGGAGCCGCCGGTACTGTGGACGTGCAGAACGCGCCGGCCGGGTCGTCGGCGTTCAAGACGGTGCAGAGCGTGCCCGTCACGTCCGCGAACGGCATCTTCACCGTGGACCTGCCCGACACGGGCGGCACGTGGCGGCTCAAGTGGGGCGACGTGACGTCGCGCCAGGCGGAGGTAGCGAGCAAGTGAAGCGTTTCGTGATGGCCGCCGCGGCGGCGGCAGCGCTGGCAGCGGCGGGTGCGCCCGCCGCCCACGCGGCGACCTTCGAGGTCGGCATGGAGGACGAGGGCCTGATCCTCTCCAACCAGCACCTCGCGCCCGCGGCGGTCGAGGCGTGGAAGAACTTCGGCGTCGACGTCGTGCGCATCCACGCGCGCTGGTGGGAGATCGCGCCGGCGGACAGCTCCACCACCAAGCCGTCCGGCTTCGACGCCGGCAACCACCTCGACCCGCAGTACGACTGGGCCAAGCTGGACGCCGCGATCGCGATGGTCCGCGCGCAGGGCATCCGCGTGATGCTCACGCTGACGGGCCCCGGCCCGCTGTGGTCGAGCTCGGAGCCGGCCAAGCGCAACCCGCGCTACAAGCCGGAGCCGAAGGAGTTCGCGGACTTCTCGAAGGCCGCGGCCACGCGCTACAAGGCCGACGTGGACCGCTACCTGATCTGGAACGAGCCCAACCAGAAGGGTTGGCTCCAACCGCAGTGGGAGAAGATCAGCGGCAAGTACCAGCCGGTCTCGCCGCACATCTACCGCTCGCTCGTGCGCGCCGCGCAGCCGGTCGTCAAGGCCGCGGATCCCGGCGCGGAGGTCGTGATCGGTGAGCTCGCGCCGGTCGGCAACAAGCCGATCAGCGTCGACACGCCGATGCGTCCGCTGGCGTTCCTGCGCTCGTTCGGCTGCGTCGACGATCGCTACAAGTCGATCAAGACGGGGCGCTGCAAGGGCTTCAAGGCAGCCAAGGGCGACACGCTCGGCTACCACCCGCACCCGCAGAAGTACGCGCCGGACCGCGTGAACCCGGACCAGGACGCCGCCCAGTTCGGCGACCTCAAGCGCCTGTTCACGACGATCGACAAGCTGCGCGCCCGCAAGCGCATCAGCATCTCCAAGACGATCCACCTGACCGAGTTCGGCTACGAGACCTCGCCGCCGGACCCGTCCTCGGGCATCTCGACCACGCTGCAGACCAAGTACCTGCAGCAGGCGTCCTACATCGCCTGGGCGACCAAGCGCGTGCGCGGCCTGTCCTTCTACCAGTGGGACGACGAGCGCGTGCAGAACCTCGGCAGCGGCACGAAGCGGTACTCCGGCTGGCAGACCGGCCTGCGCTTCAACGACGGCCGTCCGAAGCCGGTCCTGTCGATCATGGCCTCGCCGTTCGTGATCGACCAGAAGCCGGGCGCGAAGTCGGGCCTCCTCTGGGGCCAGGTCCGCGCCGAGGCGCAGGGCCAGGTCAAGATCGAGGAGCGCGCGAAGGGCTCGTCGGAGTTCAAGACGCTGACGACGCGCAACACCAGCGCGGACGGCACGTTCTCCTACCGCCGGACGCTCAAGACGGGCGCGTCGTACCGGTACGTGTGGACGCCGAAGCCCTCGCTGCTGGACCCGAACCCGCAGCCGCGGACCTCGGGCATCATCGACCTCTCGAAGAAGGAGAAGAGCCGCTACAAGGCCGCGGCGGCTCTCACCACCACGTCATGAGCATCGAAGCGCGCCAGGACCCCGCGGCCTTCTACACGGCCGGCTACTCGCTGGACGACCATGAGCACCGGCTCAAGATGGGCCGGTGGCGGGCGATCGGCGCGCGCTCGAAGGCGGCTCACGCCTCCGAGCTGTGCTCCCGGGCGGGGCTCACCCCCGCCCGGGTGGTCGAGATCGGCTGCGGCGACGGCGCGCTCCTGAGCGCGCTGTCGGACCGCTGGCCCGCCGCCCGCTTCGACGGCTTCGAGCTGAGCGCGCCCGCGATCGAGATCGCCCGCGGGCGCGACATCGCGCGCGTCGAGCGGCTGGAGGCGTACGACGGCTCCCGGATCCCCGTCGAGGACGGCACGTACGACCT comes from Solirubrobacter pauli and encodes:
- a CDS encoding proline--tRNA ligase, which encodes MTRLSQYFLPTEKQPPADAEALSHKLLVRAGLIRQVGAGLWSWLPAGYRAHQKAVQIIREELDAIGAQEMLMPVLNPAEIWQKSGRYDAIGGELFRLKDRRGADMVLAMTHEEIVTTHVAQVVRSYRDLPQILYHFQVKERDEPRPRAGVLRTREFIMKDSYTFDRDAAGLDVGYEKHREAYDKIFDRCGLEWYRVDSDVGMMGGTGAHEYMAPCPAGENDVALAPGYAANVEVASATPKPVELPASLDAPEVFETPGATTIEAVSKLAGVPAGALIKAFPIIVGSGELRLVLVRGDHRVNEIKLGNALGAPFRPAHEAEFADKIGPAGYIGPLGVEVPILLDSALDGDSYIAGANEADKHVRGVNPKRDFTFTEVDVRTVEAGDTVDGHEIRIEPAIEIGNIFKLGTRYSVPLGATFLDEDGTSKPVWMGSYGIGPARICAAAVEQFADEKGISWPRALAPFDVHLVGLGKAGTDEHALAEKLYEELRAVGLDVVYDDRDGGPGAKFADAELLGCPLRLTIGRRTIEAGEVEAQVRRGRETRSVPLEGAAQAAYDLWKTLP
- a CDS encoding superoxide dismutase — encoded protein: MAYEVPALPYAYDALEPHIDEATMKVHHDKHHQAYVDKVNAALEGTEFDGKPIEEVLKNLDALPADKQAAVRNNGGGHYNHALFWEWLSPDGGGEPDGELGEAINAAFGSFDEFKAKFKDAGVTQFGSGWAWLVYDGSGLAVTKTPNQDTPLSAGQTPLLGADVWEHAYYLKYQNKRPDYLDAFWNVVNWSKVAELYAAAK
- a CDS encoding cellulase family glycosylhydrolase, with the translated sequence MTETRRRRARRLFAVAAVCTAALPTAPALAAPDQLSLIEDEKLMLESGPEVQAQALDEAKALGADLIRANVIWARVAPSSNSTKKPKGFNGKKPESYGGNFAMLDSFVAGAQARGMQVLLTPTGPIPAWASRCKGSVAARKVCKPDPKLFGDFVRALGTKYPTVKYWSIWNEPNLGSWLKPQYEVVGGVAVQKSASLYRSLAKSAISSLRATGHKTTTDQIWLGETAPLGDDPSGCSAQRKLRAPKGCAKKITKTSPETFLRGVFCLSKSGGSLGGVEGKEQGCKGYKKLAINGYAHHPYTRGGSRPPLSKTNAGEITIGVASRLTRLLDQAGKRKRIPSKLPVHFTEHGWQTNPPGVNDIFAVTDAQQSEYINQSDWIAYKNKRVKTVAQYKIVDDQSIGAGFQMGLRLFNGGARKPSYDAYKLPIWVSKKGSNVTVYGQVRPLEPGAAGTVDVQNAPAGSSAFKTVQSVPVTSANGIFTVDLPDTGGTWRLKWGDVTSRQAEVASK
- a CDS encoding cellulase family glycosylhydrolase, which encodes MKRFVMAAAAAAALAAAGAPAAHAATFEVGMEDEGLILSNQHLAPAAVEAWKNFGVDVVRIHARWWEIAPADSSTTKPSGFDAGNHLDPQYDWAKLDAAIAMVRAQGIRVMLTLTGPGPLWSSSEPAKRNPRYKPEPKEFADFSKAAATRYKADVDRYLIWNEPNQKGWLQPQWEKISGKYQPVSPHIYRSLVRAAQPVVKAADPGAEVVIGELAPVGNKPISVDTPMRPLAFLRSFGCVDDRYKSIKTGRCKGFKAAKGDTLGYHPHPQKYAPDRVNPDQDAAQFGDLKRLFTTIDKLRARKRISISKTIHLTEFGYETSPPDPSSGISTTLQTKYLQQASYIAWATKRVRGLSFYQWDDERVQNLGSGTKRYSGWQTGLRFNDGRPKPVLSIMASPFVIDQKPGAKSGLLWGQVRAEAQGQVKIEERAKGSSEFKTLTTRNTSADGTFSYRRTLKTGASYRYVWTPKPSLLDPNPQPRTSGIIDLSKKEKSRYKAAAALTTTS